A DNA window from Elephas maximus indicus isolate mEleMax1 chromosome 17, mEleMax1 primary haplotype, whole genome shotgun sequence contains the following coding sequences:
- the LOC126060988 gene encoding putative olfactory receptor 10D4: MKMRNHTAVTEFLLMGIPHTEGMENVLLVSFLGLYLLTLAGNLLILLAILTSPNLHTPMYFFLGNLSVFDIFFPSVSSPKMMLCLMGHSHTISFQGCATQLFFYHFLGCTECFLYTVMAYDRFAAICHPLRYMVIMSHRVCAILTLGTWMGSCVHASVLTFLVFKLPYCGPNEVDNFSCDIPVMLSLACADTSLAQTVSFTNVGVVALMCFLLVLTSYTRIVISILRISSSEGRRKAFSNCSAHLTSILLFYGPVVLIYLRPASSPWLDTVVQVLSNIVTPSLNPLIYTLRNKDVKLALRKVLIPGGHTC, translated from the coding sequence ATGAAGATGAGGAACCACACTGCAGTTACTGAGTTCCTCCTGATGGGAATCCCTCATACAGAAGGGATGGAAAATGTGCTCTTGGTCTCCTTCCTGGGGTTGTACCTTCTCACTCTCGCGGGAAatctgctcattcttctggccatcctcacttcccctaacctccacacccccatgtatttcttcctgggAAACCTGTCAGTGTTTGACATATTTTTCCCTTCAGTGAGTTCTCCCAAAATGATGCTCTGCCTAATGGGTCACAGCCACACCATCTCCTTCCAGGGCTGTGCAACTCAGCTCTTCTTTTACCATTTCCTGGGCTGTACTGAGTGTTTTCTGTACAccgtgatggcctatgaccgctttgCAGCCATCTGCCACCCCTTGCGATACATGGTCATCATGAGCCATCGGGTGTGTGCCATCTTGACTCTGGGCACCTGGATGGGGAGCTGTGTGCACGCCTCTGTCCTCACATTCCTTGTCTTTAAGTTACCCTACTGTGGCCCCAATGAGGTGGACAATTTCTCCTGTGATATCCCCGTGATGCTGTCCCTAGCCTGTGCTGACACCTCTCTGGCTCAGACGGTGAGTTTCACCAATGTAGGTGTTGTTGCTCTCATGTGCTTCCTTCTTGTCCTCACTTCTTATACTCGCATTGTTATCTCAATATTGAGAATCAGCTCATCAGAAGGCAGGCGCAAAGCCTTCTCAAACTGCAGTGCCCACCTGACCTCCATCCTGCTCTTCTATGGCCCGGTGGTGCTCATTTATCTGCGGCCTGCTTCCAGCCCGTGGCTGGATACTGTGGTCCAGGTGTTGAGTAATATTGTTACCCCTTCCCTTAATCCTTTGATTTACACCTTGAGAAACAAGGATGTGAAGTTGGCCCTGAGAAAAGTGCTAATCCCAGGAGGACACACTTGTTGA
- the LOC126060989 gene encoding olfactory receptor 958-like — protein sequence MKMRNHTAVTEFLLMGIPHAEGMENVLFVLFLGLYLLTLVGNLFILLAILSSPNLHTPMYFFLGNLSVFDIFFPSVSSPKMMLCLMGHSHTISFQGCATQLFFYHFLGCTECFLYTVMAYDRFAAICHPLRYTVIMSHRVCAILTLGTWMGSCVHASVLTFLVFKLPYCGPNEVNNFSCDIPMMLSLACADTSLAQTVSFTNVGVVALMCFLLVLTSYTRIVISILRISSSDGRRRAFSTCSAHLTSILLFYGPVVLIYLQPASSPWLDTVVQVLSNIVTPSLNPLIYTLRNKAVKLALRKVLIPEGPTC from the coding sequence ATGAAGATGAGGAACCACACTGCAGTTACTGAGTTCCTCCTGATGGGAATCCCTCATGCGGAAGGGATGGAAAatgtgctttttgttttattcctgGGCTTGTACCTTCTCACTCTCGTGGGgaacctgttcattcttctggccatccTCTCTTCCCCtaacctccacacccccatgtatttcttcctgggAAACCTGTCAGTGTTTGACATATTTTTCCCTTCAGTGAGTTCTCCCAAAATGATGCTCTGCCTAATGGGACACAGCCACACCATCTCCTTCCAGGGGTGTGCAACTCAGCTCTTCTTTTACCATTTCCTGGGCTGTACTGAGTGTTTTCTGTACactgtgatggcctatgaccgctttgCAGCCATCTGCCACCCCTTGCGATACACGGTCATCATGAGCCACCGGGTGTGCGCCATCTTGACTCTGGGCACCTGGATGGGGAGCTGTGTGCATGCTTCTGTCCTCACATTCCTTGTCTTTAAGTTACCCTACTGTGGCCCCAATGAGGTGAACAATTTCTCCTGTGATATCCCCATGATGCTGTCCCTAGCCTGTGCCGATACTTCTCTGGCTCAGACGGTGAGTTTCACCAATGTAGGTGTTGTTGCTCTCATGTGCTTCCTTCTTGTCCTCACTTCTTATACTCGCATTGTTATCTCAATATTGAGAATCAGCTCATCAGACGGCAGGCGCAGAGCCTTCTCAACCTGCAGTGCCCACCTGACCTCCATCCTGCTCTTCTATGGCCCGGTGGTGCTCATTTATCTGCAGCCTGCTTCCAGCCCGTGGCTGGATACTGTGGTTCAGGTGTTGAGTAATATTGTTACCCCTTCCCTTAATCCTTTGATTTACACCCTGAGAAACAAGGCTGTGAAGTTGGCTCTGAGAAAAGTGCTAATCCCAGAAGGACCTACTTGTTGA